One genomic window of Terriglobia bacterium includes the following:
- a CDS encoding VWA domain-containing protein, with product MSFSKGSVLLSAFLSLGALVWLGFGQDSKPKQANGQAIQVQVEMVSLPVVVTTRDGRRVTDLQRGDFEVFEDKVPQQIAGFAATEEPISVALTLDTSGSMQRKLRLVQDEAIRFINRLHPDDSVAVLSFADEVTLLEDFSIDRERAGYGIKETRAGGGTALYEAVWLSLEQVLKPVKERKALVLFTDGVDTVSRKASMKETRQLAKESDATIYSIYFNTEGDIDRIQTPTRGVGRFPYPYPPIVIGPGSPGPGSGPIDYLEGRRYLSDLAEDSGGMFFDALKTEDLGPAFEQIAQELASQYSIGYYSTNTRHDGRFRNVQVRVSRSGLVTRTKKGYFAPRQTGG from the coding sequence ATGTCTTTCAGCAAAGGAAGTGTTTTGCTCTCGGCTTTTTTGAGTTTGGGCGCGCTTGTCTGGCTCGGGTTTGGGCAAGACTCGAAGCCGAAACAGGCCAACGGCCAAGCCATCCAGGTGCAGGTCGAGATGGTCTCGCTCCCCGTAGTGGTCACGACCCGCGACGGAAGACGGGTTACTGACCTCCAGAGAGGGGACTTCGAGGTCTTCGAGGACAAGGTGCCTCAGCAGATCGCGGGATTCGCGGCAACGGAGGAGCCCATATCAGTTGCTCTGACGCTTGATACGAGCGGCAGCATGCAGAGAAAGCTGAGACTGGTTCAGGATGAGGCCATTCGATTCATAAACAGGCTCCATCCTGATGATTCGGTGGCTGTCCTCTCTTTTGCCGACGAGGTCACCCTTCTGGAGGATTTCAGCATCGACAGGGAGCGCGCGGGTTACGGGATCAAAGAAACCCGGGCCGGCGGGGGCACGGCACTGTATGAAGCGGTCTGGCTCTCGCTGGAGCAGGTGCTCAAGCCGGTCAAAGAGCGGAAAGCCCTTGTTCTCTTTACCGACGGGGTCGACACGGTCAGCCGCAAGGCGTCGATGAAAGAAACGCGGCAACTGGCCAAGGAATCGGACGCAACCATCTACTCGATCTATTTCAACACCGAGGGCGACATCGACAGGATACAAACCCCGACGCGGGGGGTAGGGCGCTTCCCGTATCCCTATCCCCCGATCGTTATAGGCCCGGGCTCCCCCGGCCCCGGGTCCGGCCCGATCGATTACCTCGAAGGGCGGCGCTATCTCTCCGATCTGGCCGAGGACAGCGGCGGGATGTTTTTCGACGCCCTCAAAACAGAGGACTTGGGGCCTGCCTTTGAACAAATTGCACAGGAACTGGCCAGCCAGTACAGCATCGGATATTATTCGACCAACACCAGGCACGACGGAAGATTCCGCAACGTTCAGGTAAGAGTGAGTCGCTCGGGACTTGTGACCAGGACTAAGAAGGGCTACTTCGCACCCAGGCAGACCGGCGGTTAG
- a CDS encoding VWA domain-containing protein: MRVNPRLLSLPGVFSLGLLLCFPLVQKDSKQKSIRVEVEMVSLPVVVMKRDGKHVADLQKEDFRVFEDKVEQKIEGFAAADEPFSVALMLDTSGSTMLKLERIQNEAIRFVNLLHSGDSVAVLSVAEDTRLLEDFTVARGRIASAIRRTESGGATALYEAVWLALQEVLKPVRQRSALILFTDGVDTASEKASKVETIELAKESRAPIYCIYFNTQDEMQGTNRIPTPGERLPRMPGLGSSTEDYMGGRQYLSNLADYSGGMVFDALRMEDLGLAFEAIAQQLTSQYSIGYYPTNSKHDGKYRRVEVKVSRPGLYVQTRQGYFAPYDKKQK, from the coding sequence ATGCGCGTAAACCCACGGCTGCTGAGTCTTCCAGGAGTTTTTTCGCTCGGCTTGTTGCTCTGCTTTCCGCTCGTCCAGAAGGATTCAAAGCAGAAGAGCATCCGCGTCGAAGTCGAAATGGTCTCCCTCCCGGTAGTTGTCATGAAACGAGACGGGAAGCATGTAGCCGATCTGCAGAAGGAGGATTTCCGGGTCTTCGAGGACAAAGTCGAACAGAAGATTGAAGGGTTTGCGGCTGCCGATGAACCGTTTTCCGTCGCTCTGATGCTGGATACCAGCGGCAGCACCATGCTGAAACTCGAGCGGATTCAGAATGAAGCGATCCGCTTCGTCAATCTCCTGCACTCAGGGGACTCGGTTGCGGTCCTGTCCGTGGCCGAAGATACCAGGCTGCTGGAAGATTTTACGGTGGCCCGCGGGCGCATCGCGAGCGCGATTCGCAGAACCGAATCCGGCGGGGCGACCGCGCTCTACGAGGCTGTCTGGCTGGCGCTTCAGGAGGTGCTCAAGCCCGTTCGTCAGCGGAGCGCGCTCATACTCTTCACCGACGGCGTCGATACCGCCAGCGAAAAAGCCTCGAAGGTGGAGACGATCGAGCTCGCAAAAGAGAGCCGGGCTCCCATTTATTGCATTTATTTCAATACCCAGGATGAGATGCAGGGGACCAACCGGATCCCGACACCCGGCGAACGGCTTCCCAGGATGCCGGGTCTGGGATCGAGCACGGAGGACTACATGGGAGGGCGCCAGTATCTTTCGAATCTGGCCGATTACAGCGGTGGCATGGTGTTCGACGCTCTCAGAATGGAAGACCTGGGCCTCGCCTTTGAGGCCATAGCCCAACAACTCACAAGCCAGTACAGCATCGGTTACTATCCCACCAATTCAAAGCATGACGGCAAATATCGCAGGGTGGAAGTAAAGGTCTCCCGGCCTGGGCTCTACGTGCAGACCCGGCAGGGCTACTTCGCTCCCTACGACAAAAAGCAGAAGTAA
- a CDS encoding TraR/DksA C4-type zinc finger protein gives MKKTELKKFRSILERKRAAITNSTGKKTHWENMENTRHGDFVDQASDDNEVHVNIRLLQTDAKLLRAIEAALGRIDDGSYGVCTMCGEDISVVRLKAVPWTSVCIVCKEKKTA, from the coding sequence ATGAAGAAAACTGAGCTCAAGAAGTTTAGAAGCATTCTGGAACGCAAGCGCGCCGCGATCACCAACTCCACCGGGAAGAAGACCCACTGGGAAAATATGGAGAACACGCGTCATGGCGACTTTGTGGACCAGGCCAGCGACGATAACGAGGTGCACGTGAATATCCGTTTGCTTCAAACGGATGCCAAGTTATTGCGTGCCATTGAAGCGGCGCTCGGGCGCATCGATGACGGCAGCTACGGCGTGTGCACGATGTGCGGCGAGGACATCAGCGTGGTGCGCCTCAAGGCGGTGCCTTGGACGTCCGTCTGCATCGTTTGCAAGGAGAAAAAGACCGCCTGA
- a CDS encoding TIGR00730 family Rossman fold protein, which translates to MERHYVVDEISASESWRLFRIMAEFVEGVETLSHIKPGVTFFGSARILPGSEQYEMTYEMAKSIANAGYTIITGGGPGVMEAANKGAFEAGAQSVGLNIALPLEQRPNPYIKTLLNFRYFFVRKVMFVKYSKAFIILPGGFGTLDELFESVTLIQTHKIQPFPVILVGRSFWAPLLSWVEQNLLARGLISDEDRQIMKLADTSEDVLAILKDNHLAN; encoded by the coding sequence ATGGAAAGACACTACGTTGTGGATGAGATCAGCGCCAGCGAGTCGTGGCGTCTATTTCGCATCATGGCCGAGTTTGTGGAAGGCGTTGAGACACTCTCGCACATTAAGCCCGGCGTGACCTTTTTCGGGTCCGCACGGATCCTGCCTGGAAGCGAGCAATACGAGATGACCTATGAGATGGCAAAGTCCATTGCGAATGCCGGATATACGATCATAACGGGTGGAGGCCCCGGGGTGATGGAGGCCGCCAACAAGGGCGCCTTTGAGGCGGGCGCGCAATCCGTCGGGCTCAACATCGCACTCCCGTTGGAGCAGCGCCCCAATCCCTATATCAAAACACTGCTGAATTTCCGATATTTTTTCGTGCGCAAGGTGATGTTTGTCAAATACTCGAAGGCGTTTATCATCCTGCCTGGAGGGTTTGGCACCCTGGACGAGTTGTTCGAATCCGTGACGCTGATCCAGACCCACAAGATCCAACCTTTCCCTGTGATTCTGGTGGGCCGCTCATTCTGGGCGCCCCTGCTGAGCTGGGTGGAACAAAACCTCCTGGCGCGAGGCCTGATCTCGGATGAAGACCGACAGATCATGAAGCTGGCTGATACCTCGGAAGATGTGCTCGCGATCCTCAAGGACAATCACCTCGCCAACTGA
- a CDS encoding cob(I)yrinic acid a,c-diamide adenosyltransferase, which produces MTRIYTKSGDDGTTGLIGGKRVRKDEVRIEAYGSVDELNAVLGVVCASPLPERVLRILRRVQDDLFSIGADLALPPGMQRSEWDIPGIADGDIQALEQEIDYCEVILKPLRRFILPGGIAPGALLHLARTVARRAERRCVNLARSERVDPQIIRYLNRLSDLCFVLARYVNQQNSQPETHPTFGKRDAVVTDSPDLEDGI; this is translated from the coding sequence ATGACGAGGATTTACACCAAGAGTGGCGATGATGGCACCACCGGCCTGATCGGGGGGAAACGTGTCCGCAAAGATGAGGTGCGTATTGAAGCCTACGGCTCCGTTGACGAACTGAACGCCGTTTTGGGAGTGGTGTGCGCGTCTCCTCTGCCGGAACGAGTGCTCCGCATCCTGCGCCGCGTACAGGACGACCTGTTCAGCATCGGTGCCGACCTTGCGTTGCCGCCGGGAATGCAACGAAGCGAGTGGGATATTCCCGGCATCGCGGATGGGGACATCCAGGCTCTCGAGCAGGAGATCGATTACTGTGAAGTAATCCTGAAACCGCTGCGGCGCTTCATTTTGCCCGGAGGCATCGCCCCGGGAGCCCTGTTGCACCTGGCTCGCACGGTGGCCCGCCGCGCCGAACGGCGCTGTGTCAACCTGGCCCGCTCCGAGCGTGTCGATCCCCAGATCATCCGCTATCTCAACCGGTTGTCTGATCTGTGCTTCGTCCTGGCACGCTACGTCAATCAGCAAAACTCCCAGCCGGAAACCCATCCTACATTCGGCAAGAGGGATGCGGTGGTGACGGATTCTCCTGACCTGGAAGATGGGATCTAA
- a CDS encoding MBL fold metallo-hydrolase: MTSAEIIIRQMALGPMMNFVYIIGCAETRIAAVVDPAWDVPGILRTARDLDLQLGHILVTHAHPDHVNGLEELLETTDARIYLNAEEISYMREMAARYQVPIEFIDRRAGNIQSVSDNDEIRIGKVPVRVLHTPGHTPGSQCFLVEKNLFSGDTLFIDACGRVDFPGGDPEKMWWSLNRRLRSLEDEIILYPGHSYGDQATSTLGEQKRSNPYMQFAAVADFLHAMGPDR, from the coding sequence ATGACTTCAGCAGAAATAATCATCAGGCAAATGGCGCTGGGTCCGATGATGAACTTTGTCTACATCATCGGATGCGCGGAAACGCGCATAGCGGCGGTCGTTGACCCTGCCTGGGATGTGCCCGGCATCCTGCGAACCGCACGGGACCTTGACCTCCAGCTGGGCCATATCCTGGTCACCCACGCGCATCCCGATCATGTCAATGGACTCGAGGAACTGCTCGAGACCACCGATGCGAGGATCTACCTGAACGCAGAGGAAATCTCATATATGCGTGAGATGGCCGCGCGCTACCAGGTACCCATCGAATTCATCGACCGGCGCGCCGGAAACATCCAATCCGTGTCTGATAACGACGAGATCCGCATCGGAAAAGTCCCGGTCCGGGTGCTGCACACACCGGGGCATACTCCGGGATCCCAGTGCTTTCTCGTCGAAAAGAATCTCTTCTCCGGGGACACGTTGTTTATTGATGCCTGCGGACGGGTGGACTTTCCGGGCGGAGACCCCGAAAAGATGTGGTGGAGCCTGAATCGGCGGCTGCGCTCCCTTGAGGACGAGATCATCCTCTATCCGGGACATTCCTATGGGGATCAGGCGACGTCAACCCTGGGCGAGCAGAAGCGCAGCAATCCCTACATGCAGTTCGCCGCAGTGGCTGATTTCCTGCATGCCATGGGACCTGACCGTTGA